The genomic window CCACACGGGGCAGTTCCTCGACCAACTTCGTGGCTTGGTCCTTGAGGTTCTGAGCGGTTTCCGGATCGGTCGCTTGCCGAGCCAAATCCGCCACACCACGTCGCAACAAATCCACCGTCCAGGGAGGCAGTGCCATCAGAAATCGTTTTCAAAAGAGAAGAAGACCAGTCCGAAACCGTCCCCTCCATCATCCTCCACCCCACCCCAACACGCAAGAAAGGATTTCCGGCGACGAATCGTCGCCACAGAACCACTCCGCTCCGATCGAAAAACAACCGGTTTGAAAGGAACATCGCAGCTCGATTTCAGCCCGTCCCAACGGAATGATGAGGTTCGACGCCTTTTTCGGTGAACTCCGTGTCCTCGGTGGCAACCTCCCCCGAAACAATGCCCCAGCTAAAAACAATGCCCCAGCTAAAAACAATGCCCCAGCTAAACAGGGAAGCAGAGCTGAACAGGAAAGCACGGCATGATTCGTCCCACTGAGATCAGGGGCGTTGTTGGCCCAGGAAGTCGTTGACGTTGGCGACTCGTTCTTCGGGGCCCGTTTCAGCTTTGGGAGCACCGAACATCGAACTGAAGAACCCAGGCGAATCGGACTTTTCAGTCGCTGTCGATTCCGTTCCCGTTCCGGCGAACATGTTCATCGGATTCAAACGAGCTGGATTGAATGTTTCTTTGGTTCGCTGCCAAGACGCTGACGCGGTGGTTTTCACATCCGTCATCAACCCGTCTTTGCGTTCCACAATCCGATTTTGATCGTCGTCGGGAACCAAAAAGGATGGCATGCGAAAGCTGGGAGCCTTCGGCATCGAGGGCATCTTCCAGTTCGCTGGGTTGAGTGTTTGAGCCATCTTGGAGAAAGCTCCCGGCTCCGCGTCTTGCGCAGACACCGACGTGGCAACCAGACACTGGCTGCCGACAAACAAACAAACACAGACCGTGAGTCGATGCGAAAAAGGCGACATTTTAAAACGGGGCATTGAGAACGCTCCACGTGCTACGATTCGGAAATTCAACGTTGGATCAGCTATCGCCTTTCCGCCAGAACTGCCGCAACCCCAGTTCCCGATTTCACTTTCAAAAAAGTGTGACAAAACGGAATCAATAAGGCACGTCGACCGCATCGCAGAGGAACCGCATGAACGGCTTGGCGTCTCGAATCAATTGCGTGATCCGGGCCACCGAATCCTTGGCGGTGATCTCTTTGGGGGCCAACGTGGCGATGCCGATGAAGTCGATCCGCCGCAAGTCCTCAATCATCGGATGGTCGCGGTCGTAGTCGCGCGGGGATGTCTTCAGCCGGTCCCCGCCCAACTCAAATGAGGTTCGAAAGGACTTGGCATCGCGAGCCCGCCGCCACGCGTTGGGATCGTCTGCGATGGCGGCTCGAATCGCCGCCAAAGATTCACGCTGAGGCCGCCACACGCCCATCCCCACAAAGCATTCTTCCGCGGACAAATGAACGTAGCCACCGGGCGCATGAATGTCGTCGGACACCGTGCCGGTGAAGCACGCGTCATGCCGCAGCGAGATCCCCACGTTGGTCTTGTAAGGCGTCTTGTCTTTGCTGAACCGCGTGTCGCGGTGAATCCGCATCAGCGATCCACCTTGGGTTTTGTCAATCACACGCAGCATCGGCGCCGATCGTTTCAGCGGAACGGCGAGTTGCCGAATCAGCTCGAACGCCGGTTGCCGAACATCGTTTTCGTAGCGTGCCTTGTTATCAGCGAACCACTCCCGATGGTTGTTGTCAGTGAGGTCTTCCAGGAAATGAAACAGCTCGGGTCGAATCGGAGACGTCATCAGGATCAGGCTGCGGTTGCTTGAGGAACTTTCTTGCCTTGCATTTGATACACGTACCGCAAGATTTCTGCCACGGCTTGGTATTGCTCCGCCGGAACCTCTTGACCCACATCGACCAATTTATAAAGAGCCTGAGCCAGCTCCTTGCGTTCCACCACGGGAATGCTGTTTTCCAACGCCAATCGCCGAATCCGCTGAGCGATCATGCCTGCGCCCTTGGCCACCACGATGGGCGCCGGCATCGTCAACGGATCGTACTTGATCGCGATCGCAAGCTCCGTTGGATTGCTGGCCACCACGTCGGCCTTGGGGACTTCCGTTCCAAGTTGCCCCATCGCCAACTGACGAGCGACCTGCCGACGACGTGCCGCGACTTGTGGGTCCGCCTCGGTGTCCTTCATCTCATCGCGAACCTCTTGGTCCGTCATCATCATGTCTTGTTCCGTCTTCCACCACTGGTAGACATATTCAAGCAGCGCCAACACGAACAACCCCACGCCAATCCACAATGACACCCCGAACAAGGTGTCAAACATCGACTTGGCCAATTGGGGCACGGACAGCGACGCCATCGAGATCACGTCGCCATGATGTGCTCGCAGTGCTAAGTAGGCGATGCCACCGATGATGCCAACTTTGAACATCCCAAACACCAATCGCATCACGCCCTGCAAGGATAGAATCCGTTTGGCTCCGGACATCGGACTGATGTTGCTCAGCTTGGGCATCAACTTTTCAGTCGACAGCAACAATCCCGACTGGAAGACGTTGATCAACACGCCACCGATGAACATCAAAATCATCATCGGAACCGCAGCCATCGCCAGTCGCTGTGAGATCTGCAAGATGTACTGCGTGGCATCTTGGTTGGTCATGGGGGCCAACTTGGTTTCACCGAGGGCATGCGCAATGCCTCCCGATAAATAGGCCGCCATGTTTCCGCCGATGGCGTAGAGCGCCCAAATCGCGGCCAGCAGCAGAGTCGCTGACGTCAGGTCTTGGCTTTTCGCGATCTGGCCTTTTTCGCGAGCCTGCCTGCGTTTGCGTTCTGACGCTGAGTGTTTCTTGTCTCCACCGGAATCAGACATCTGGCGTGGTCCAAATCGCGGACAAGCGCTCGACGTTCGCCGTCAAGTCTTCTTGGAACATCCAGGCGACCGAGCCGATGGTGAGTGCCGTGACCACCAGCATCGCCAGGGCGTTGATTGACAACCCAATCGCCAACACGTTGATCTGCGGCAATGTCCGACTGATCAAACCGGTCACCAGGTTCGCCAGCAACAACGCCGCGATCACCGGACCAGCCACACGAACACCACTCGCCATCGAATTGCCCATCACCACAATCACGGCGTCCATCATCGAATCCGTGAACCGCACGTTGCCCGGCGGGATGTGCTGGAAACTTTCAACCAGCAGACGCAGCACCACCCGGTGGCCTCCCGTGATCAACATCACCGTGGTGACCAACATGCCGACCATTCGCGCCAGCGCCGGCATGCTGCTGGAGGTCGTCGGGTCCACTGAATCACCAAGCTGCATCCCGCCGGTGCTGGTGATGGCCTCCCCGGCCAGTTGCAATCCGGTGATCACCATTTGAGTGGTCGCACCGATCAGCATTCCGATCAACGCCTCGCGACCGATCGCAACGGCCAGTTCAGGCAAGTTTTCGATCGTTGGCATCGAAGGCTGGTCACACTGAGCTGCCAAGGTCGGCATCAAGATCGCTGTCAGAACCAGTGCCAGCAAAGCTCGGATCCGTTTGGGAACCCCCACACCGATCGCCGGCATCGCCATCAGCAACATGCCCAGGCGAGTCAGCACAAGTGTGCCGAGCACGAGATGACTGAAAATCAAATCAACGAAGGCTTGCATCGCTACAAACCACCTGCGTCTTCAAAGACCTGGCGAGTGAACTCAACCATCCGTGACATCAACCACGGCAAACAAGCGATCAAGACCGCGGCCATCGCCATGATTTTCGGAACAAACGAAACCGTTTGATCTTGGATTTGCGTGAGCGCCTGGATCAGACCGATGACCAATCCGGCCAGCATCCCGACCGCCAACATCGGCAGCGCCAAAACAACGGCGGCCAACAATGCCTCACGGACCAAATCAATTGCCTCGGAAGATTCAAACATATTGCGTTATCCCATTGTCCCGAAGCTGTTCATCAACATCTCAACCACCAATCGCCAACCATCCACCAACACAAACAACAACAGTTTGAATGGCAACGCGATCACGGCGGGAGGCAACATCAGCATCCCCATCGAGATCGTGACGCTGGCAACCACCAAGTCGACGATCAAAAAGGGCAGGTAAATTTGAAAGCCCATCAAGAACGATGTCTTCAGTTCGCTCAAGATGAACGCAGGCAAGAGGACACGCAGGGGCACGTCATCAAACGTGCTGGGCACGACCGCGTCGGGATCCATGTAGCCATAAAACAGCACCACGTCGTCTTCGTTGCGTGCTTCCCGGATTTGCCAGGACATGAATTCGCGAATTGGAATGGCGCCCTTTTCGAACGCCTCTTCCAATGTCATCTCCACTTCTGGATCGGTGTAGGGCTTGATTGCATCGTCGTAGACCCGCGTCCAGACGGGCGCCATCACGAACAACGTCATGAACAAAGCCACGCTCGTCATCACTTGGCTGGGGGGCAGGGACTGCAGGCCAATCGCTTGTCGTAACAATCCGAGCACGATGATGATCCGGACATAACACGTCGTCATCAACAAAATTGCGGGCGCCAGCGACAGCACCGTGAGCAGCAGCATGACTTGCAAACTGC from Rhodopirellula islandica includes these protein-coding regions:
- the fliQ gene encoding flagellar biosynthesis protein FliQ, encoding MFESSEAIDLVREALLAAVVLALPMLAVGMLAGLVIGLIQALTQIQDQTVSFVPKIMAMAAVLIACLPWLMSRMVEFTRQVFEDAGGL
- a CDS encoding flagellar biosynthetic protein FliR, with amino-acid sequence MQAFVDLIFSHLVLGTLVLTRLGMLLMAMPAIGVGVPKRIRALLALVLTAILMPTLAAQCDQPSMPTIENLPELAVAIGREALIGMLIGATTQMVITGLQLAGEAITSTGGMQLGDSVDPTTSSSMPALARMVGMLVTTVMLITGGHRVVLRLLVESFQHIPPGNVRFTDSMMDAVIVVMGNSMASGVRVAGPVIAALLLANLVTGLISRTLPQINVLAIGLSINALAMLVVTALTIGSVAWMFQEDLTANVERLSAIWTTPDV
- a CDS encoding DUF2461 domain-containing protein → MTSPIRPELFHFLEDLTDNNHREWFADNKARYENDVRQPAFELIRQLAVPLKRSAPMLRVIDKTQGGSLMRIHRDTRFSKDKTPYKTNVGISLRHDACFTGTVSDDIHAPGGYVHLSAEECFVGMGVWRPQRESLAAIRAAIADDPNAWRRARDAKSFRTSFELGGDRLKTSPRDYDRDHPMIEDLRRIDFIGIATLAPKEITAKDSVARITQLIRDAKPFMRFLCDAVDVPY
- a CDS encoding EscU/YscU/HrcU family type III secretion system export apparatus switch protein, yielding MSDSGGDKKHSASERKRRQAREKGQIAKSQDLTSATLLLAAIWALYAIGGNMAAYLSGGIAHALGETKLAPMTNQDATQYILQISQRLAMAAVPMMILMFIGGVLINVFQSGLLLSTEKLMPKLSNISPMSGAKRILSLQGVMRLVFGMFKVGIIGGIAYLALRAHHGDVISMASLSVPQLAKSMFDTLFGVSLWIGVGLFVLALLEYVYQWWKTEQDMMMTDQEVRDEMKDTEADPQVAARRRQVARQLAMGQLGTEVPKADVVASNPTELAIAIKYDPLTMPAPIVVAKGAGMIAQRIRRLALENSIPVVERKELAQALYKLVDVGQEVPAEQYQAVAEILRYVYQMQGKKVPQATAA
- the fliP gene encoding flagellar type III secretion system pore protein FliP (The bacterial flagellar biogenesis protein FliP forms a type III secretion system (T3SS)-type pore required for flagellar assembly.) yields the protein MALAVFARLNCLRVNERNRIASIPWWLAKAFLIACVFGGGSSLSAQQSEPSIVRPNDPLPSKATVSDPEVLERTPVEFFGGPENLEASEPSDRTPLDFIAGGPDQWTSPEGLAGSLQVMLLLTVLSLAPAILLMTTCYVRIIIVLGLLRQAIGLQSLPPSQVMTSVALFMTLFVMAPVWTRVYDDAIKPYTDPEVEMTLEEAFEKGAIPIREFMSWQIREARNEDDVVLFYGYMDPDAVVPSTFDDVPLRVLLPAFILSELKTSFLMGFQIYLPFLIVDLVVASVTISMGMLMLPPAVIALPFKLLLFVLVDGWRLVVEMLMNSFGTMG